A single region of the Anticarsia gemmatalis isolate Benzon Research Colony breed Stoneville strain chromosome 11, ilAntGemm2 primary, whole genome shotgun sequence genome encodes:
- the AP-1sigma gene encoding AP-1 complex subunit sigma-2 isoform X3 — protein sequence MMQFMLLFSRQGKLRLQKWYVAHPDKLKKKITRELITTVLARKPKMCSFLEWKDVKIVYKRYASLYFCCAMEQEDNELLTLELIHRYVELLDKYFGSVCELDIIFNFEKAYFILDELVLGGELQETSKKNVLKAIAAQDLLQEDLNDGLLH from the exons ATG ATGCAATTCATGTTATTATTCAGCCGGCAAGGCAAGCTAAGGCTGCAGAAATGGTACGTTGCTCACCCAGACAAGCTAAAGAAGAAGATTACGAGAGAATTAATCACAACAGTCCTAGCAAGGAAACCTAAAATGTGTTCGTTTTTGGAGTGGAAAGATGTCAAAATTGTATACAAAAG GTATGCATCACTATACTTCTGCTGTGCGATGGAGCAGGAGGACAATGAGCTGCTGACTCTTGAGCTGATTCACCGCTATGTGGAACTCCTCGACAAGTACTTTGGAAGT GTATGTGAACTGGACATAATCTTCAACTTTGAGAAGGCATACTTCATCCTGGACGAGCTGGTCCTGGGCGGAGAGCTGCAGGAGACCAGCAAGAAGAATGTGCTGAAAGCCATCGCTGCACAGGATCTGCTGCAAGAG
- the AP-1sigma gene encoding AP-1 complex subunit sigma-2 isoform X1, whose product MMQFMLLFSRQGKLRLQKWYVAHPDKLKKKITRELITTVLARKPKMCSFLEWKDVKIVYKRYASLYFCCAMEQEDNELLTLELIHRYVELLDKYFGSVCELDIIFNFEKAYFILDELVLGGELQETSKKNVLKAIAAQDLLQEEETPQGFFEDHGLG is encoded by the exons ATG ATGCAATTCATGTTATTATTCAGCCGGCAAGGCAAGCTAAGGCTGCAGAAATGGTACGTTGCTCACCCAGACAAGCTAAAGAAGAAGATTACGAGAGAATTAATCACAACAGTCCTAGCAAGGAAACCTAAAATGTGTTCGTTTTTGGAGTGGAAAGATGTCAAAATTGTATACAAAAG GTATGCATCACTATACTTCTGCTGTGCGATGGAGCAGGAGGACAATGAGCTGCTGACTCTTGAGCTGATTCACCGCTATGTGGAACTCCTCGACAAGTACTTTGGAAGT GTATGTGAACTGGACATAATCTTCAACTTTGAGAAGGCATACTTCATCCTGGACGAGCTGGTCCTGGGCGGAGAGCTGCAGGAGACCAGCAAGAAGAATGTGCTGAAAGCCATCGCTGCACAGGATCTGCTGCAAGAG
- the AP-1sigma gene encoding AP-1 complex subunit sigma-2 isoform X2 — protein sequence MMQFMLLFSRQGKLRLQKWYVAHPDKLKKKITRELITTVLARKPKMCSFLEWKDVKIVYKRYASLYFCCAMEQEDNELLTLELIHRYVELLDKYFGSVCELDIIFNFEKAYFILDELVLGGELQETSKKNVLKAIAAQDLLQEDETVDAALREVGLL from the exons ATG ATGCAATTCATGTTATTATTCAGCCGGCAAGGCAAGCTAAGGCTGCAGAAATGGTACGTTGCTCACCCAGACAAGCTAAAGAAGAAGATTACGAGAGAATTAATCACAACAGTCCTAGCAAGGAAACCTAAAATGTGTTCGTTTTTGGAGTGGAAAGATGTCAAAATTGTATACAAAAG GTATGCATCACTATACTTCTGCTGTGCGATGGAGCAGGAGGACAATGAGCTGCTGACTCTTGAGCTGATTCACCGCTATGTGGAACTCCTCGACAAGTACTTTGGAAGT GTATGTGAACTGGACATAATCTTCAACTTTGAGAAGGCATACTTCATCCTGGACGAGCTGGTCCTGGGCGGAGAGCTGCAGGAGACCAGCAAGAAGAATGTGCTGAAAGCCATCGCTGCACAGGATCTGCTGCAAGAG